From the Flavobacteriales bacterium genome, one window contains:
- a CDS encoding SUMF1/EgtB/PvdO family nonheme iron enzyme yields the protein MRSILFLLVAVGVQPLDAQTFTALPSGRVRVGELLLNRDSCTIDVEAFAISAPVAVEEYRAFVAHFAKSAGARQSDAGGAAVNLTWVEAAAYCRWLGQRDASKGFSYRLPWLGEWLLARQQGIIAPEGPGCWLLNAKDDSGLTCQRFGYAYQCTEGDPFSRRRKMVAFGDAVQHPAFGVQEDRWDFIAYPDVGFRVVREVVRTGP from the coding sequence ATGCGGTCCATCTTGTTCCTGCTCGTGGCGGTCGGCGTTCAACCACTGGACGCGCAGACCTTCACCGCGTTGCCTTCGGGCCGGGTGCGTGTGGGCGAGCTGCTGCTCAACCGCGACAGCTGCACGATCGACGTTGAGGCCTTCGCCATCAGCGCACCGGTGGCGGTGGAGGAGTACCGGGCCTTCGTGGCGCACTTCGCCAAGAGCGCTGGTGCGCGGCAGAGCGATGCGGGCGGCGCGGCGGTGAACCTCACCTGGGTGGAAGCGGCGGCCTATTGCCGGTGGCTCGGTCAGCGCGATGCATCCAAGGGCTTCTCCTACCGACTGCCCTGGCTGGGCGAATGGCTCCTCGCCCGGCAGCAGGGCATCATCGCTCCGGAGGGACCGGGATGCTGGCTGCTCAACGCGAAGGACGACAGCGGCCTCACCTGCCAGCGTTTCGGATACGCCTACCAGTGCACCGAGGGCGATCCCTTCTCCCGGCGGCGCAAGATGGTGGCCTTCGGCGATGCGGTGCAGCATCCCGCCTTCGGGGTGCAGGAGGACCGCTGGGACTTCATCGCCTACCCCGATGTGGGCTTCCGCGTGGTGCGTGAGGTGGTGCGGACAGGACCTTGA
- a CDS encoding TIGR00730 family Rossman fold protein: MVHVAVFCGASSGRDPRYAAVAAQVGTSLARRGLGVVYGGGHVGLMGAVADAAMAAGGRVVGVIPGFMTERELAHDRVSELITVKDMHERKLVMHERSQAVMALPGGFGTLDELFELLTWRQLGLHAKPMGLLNVNGFYTPLLEQMARMERDGFLHGSTRVLSHEAVEPLIDLLLAHIIRP; the protein is encoded by the coding sequence ATGGTGCATGTCGCGGTCTTCTGCGGAGCCTCCTCCGGGCGTGATCCGCGCTACGCGGCCGTGGCCGCGCAGGTGGGCACCAGCCTCGCCCGTCGCGGCCTTGGCGTGGTGTACGGCGGCGGCCACGTGGGCCTGATGGGCGCCGTGGCCGATGCGGCGATGGCGGCGGGCGGCCGCGTGGTGGGCGTCATCCCGGGCTTCATGACCGAACGCGAGCTGGCGCACGACCGTGTCAGCGAGCTCATCACGGTGAAGGACATGCACGAGCGCAAGCTGGTGATGCACGAGCGCAGCCAGGCCGTGATGGCGCTGCCCGGCGGCTTCGGCACGCTGGACGAGCTCTTCGAGCTGCTCACCTGGCGCCAGCTGGGCCTGCACGCCAAGCCCATGGGCCTGTTGAACGTCAACGGTTTCTACACGCCGCTGCTGGAGCAGATGGCGCGGATGGAGCGGGACGGCTTCCTGCATGGCAGCACACGGGTGCTGTCGCACGAGGCCGTGGAGCCGTTGATCGACCTGCTGCTGGCCCACATCATCCGGCCATGA
- a CDS encoding DNA alkylation repair protein — protein MSGGQRRTAVHPWLKSLGDLFEAHRCPANAAAMEAYMKHVAPFFGIKAPDRRALLKVHTAEHGTPAAAELPAIVRSAFAQREREWHHTAVDLLMKQAKWLTPEDLPLVEELITTMSWWDTVDALAVHVVGVILKRHPKVIGTWNRRWIGSKDLWLNRTAILFQNRWKDDTDRTLLFANITRHAAHPDFFIRKAIGWSLRELAATDPAAVKAFVARQPMSPLSRREALRKVG, from the coding sequence ATGAGCGGCGGCCAACGACGCACGGCCGTGCATCCCTGGCTGAAGTCGCTCGGCGACCTGTTCGAGGCGCACCGCTGCCCCGCCAACGCCGCGGCCATGGAGGCGTACATGAAGCACGTCGCGCCCTTTTTCGGCATCAAGGCCCCGGACCGCCGCGCGCTGCTGAAGGTCCACACGGCTGAGCACGGAACACCTGCGGCCGCGGAGCTGCCGGCCATCGTGCGTTCGGCCTTCGCACAGCGCGAGCGGGAGTGGCATCACACTGCGGTGGACCTGCTGATGAAGCAGGCCAAGTGGTTGACGCCCGAAGACCTTCCGCTGGTGGAGGAGCTGATCACCACGATGAGCTGGTGGGACACGGTGGATGCGCTCGCCGTGCATGTGGTGGGCGTGATCCTGAAGCGTCATCCGAAGGTGATCGGTACATGGAACAGGCGCTGGATCGGCAGCAAGGACCTCTGGCTCAACCGCACGGCGATCCTGTTCCAGAACCGGTGGAAGGACGACACCGACCGTACGCTGCTCTTCGCGAACATCACACGGCACGCGGCGCATCCGGACTTCTTCATCCGCAAGGCGATCGGCTGGTCGCTGCGCGAACTGGCGGCCACCGATCCCGCGGCGGTGAAGGCTTTCGTGGCGCGACAGCCGATGTCGCCGCTCAGCCGACGTGAAGCGCTGAGGAAGGTCGGTTGA
- a CDS encoding PKD domain-containing protein, translating into MRTSLLFAGLGLVVDLGAQVTYTQTLPLMQSVYSWTTFDFTATPPTTGPGTLSCQWLACWMSGFGGNEIWIEFETAGGWQQVLYQGGNVSECTYLPASSVVSAAVLGEAIAFGGGQIHGRLRATDNCVAGWGCSFSSDPNVNALTLEYTAHEADFSVVDPGICPGSTVQFTDESINTPTSYAWSFPGGSPATSTLQNPVVQYAAPGTFDVTLIVSTVNGPDTLVRPGYITVHPPPLANAGVDEAVCAGASAQLQASGGLTYQWFPPTGLDDDQVADPVATPAVTTSYTVLVTDANGCQASDFMILSVQPLPLVVASAGNNSICLGDTAFIVATGAQLYQWSPNLFISGTSGASVLAWPTSTFTWAVTGTDVFGCTGETTVTLQVNPAPAAPVVTLNGPEVATTAVAVGYQWYLNGQPIPGADAQSWMPAVNGNYSVVITDANGCSSQSLPVYFGTVGVEPAMEQELRLWPQPAADRLTVSGVSGTWPARLLDATGRVRWEGVLEVPRTAIDIHGWAPGLYLLDVDRAGGRQTLLVLVR; encoded by the coding sequence ATGCGCACTTCCCTGCTCTTCGCCGGCCTGGGGCTGGTGGTCGACCTCGGAGCCCAGGTCACCTACACCCAGACCCTGCCGCTCATGCAGTCGGTCTATTCCTGGACGACGTTCGACTTCACGGCCACACCGCCGACCACCGGTCCGGGGACGCTGAGCTGCCAATGGCTTGCCTGCTGGATGTCCGGCTTTGGCGGCAACGAGATCTGGATCGAGTTCGAAACGGCCGGCGGCTGGCAACAGGTGCTCTATCAGGGGGGCAACGTTTCGGAATGCACCTACCTGCCCGCATCCAGCGTGGTCAGTGCGGCGGTGCTGGGTGAGGCGATCGCGTTCGGCGGAGGGCAGATCCACGGACGCTTGCGGGCCACGGATAACTGTGTGGCCGGTTGGGGCTGTTCGTTCAGCAGCGACCCCAACGTCAACGCCCTGACGCTGGAGTACACCGCGCACGAGGCCGACTTCAGCGTCGTCGATCCGGGGATCTGTCCGGGTTCCACGGTGCAGTTCACCGACGAGAGCATCAATACCCCGACGAGCTATGCGTGGAGCTTCCCGGGCGGCTCCCCGGCGACGAGCACGCTGCAGAACCCGGTGGTGCAGTACGCTGCACCGGGCACCTTCGACGTCACGTTGATCGTGAGCACGGTCAACGGACCGGACACCCTGGTCCGTCCGGGATACATCACCGTCCATCCGCCGCCACTGGCCAATGCGGGCGTGGACGAGGCCGTGTGCGCAGGCGCAAGCGCGCAATTGCAGGCGAGCGGTGGACTCACCTATCAGTGGTTCCCACCCACTGGTCTGGACGATGACCAGGTCGCCGATCCCGTGGCGACCCCCGCCGTGACGACCTCCTACACCGTGCTGGTGACCGATGCGAACGGCTGCCAGGCGAGCGATTTCATGATCCTCAGCGTGCAGCCCCTGCCGCTGGTGGTGGCTTCCGCCGGGAACAACAGCATCTGCCTGGGGGATACCGCCTTCATCGTGGCCACCGGTGCACAGCTTTATCAGTGGTCCCCCAACCTCTTCATCAGCGGCACGAGCGGAGCCTCCGTGCTCGCCTGGCCCACCAGCACCTTCACCTGGGCGGTGACCGGCACGGATGTGTTCGGGTGCACCGGGGAAACGACCGTGACCCTTCAGGTGAACCCGGCACCCGCGGCACCGGTCGTGACCTTGAACGGACCGGAGGTCGCCACCACCGCGGTCGCGGTGGGCTATCAATGGTACCTCAATGGCCAGCCGATACCCGGGGCGGACGCACAGAGCTGGATGCCCGCCGTCAACGGCAACTACAGTGTGGTCATCACCGATGCCAACGGGTGCTCATCGCAGAGCCTGCCGGTGTACTTCGGCACGGTCGGCGTGGAGCCGGCCATGGAGCAGGAACTGCGGCTCTGGCCTCAGCCGGCGGCCGATCGGCTCACGGTCTCGGGTGTGTCCGGAACGTGGCCTGCACGCCTGCTCGACGCCACCGGACGCGTGCGGTGGGAGGGTGTCCTGGAGGTGCCGCGCACCGCGATCGACATCCACGGATGGGCCCCGGGCCTGTACCTGCTGGACGTTGATCGTGCCGGCGGCCGACAGACCCTTCTGGTGCTGGTGCGCTGA
- a CDS encoding DEAD/DEAH box helicase, protein MSSFDALGLRPELLSTLRTLGFHTPTPVQERAIPLLLNSDHDVVVLAQTGTGKTAAFGLPLLQNIDPALRRVQALVLAPTRELCVQITGDLERFAAELNGVRPVAVYGGANIREQMRAIQRGAHVVVATPGRLLDLLGREAVDLSHVSTVVLDEADEMLNMGFQEDLTDILSNTPAEKRTWLFSATMGSEVRHIAKRYMRNSEEVQVGERNVTASAIQHQYCVVHARDRFAALKRFVDADPDLFAIVFCRTKHETQELATQLVKEGYVADAIHGDLSQAQRDHVMGRYRARSLQLLIATDVAARGIDVNDVTHVIHYDLPGEAESYTHRSGRTARAGRTGISLSILGVRDVPKVRQLERMLNTHFTYVRVPGGADIGRAQLRSFLRRLKEADVEHEALADLMAVAQEELKDLDRDALLQRFMSVTFARILDQFREAYDLNIDMSRKDHSARTERQSSRERFATGRQLFINLGSADGFDKGRMLGYICGVSGIGGEHIGRMLIKDVYSFIDIEPAWFDQVFNAFKGADHRGRKVRVDEAQGAQGGGDKPRRTEAPRQGYAPKKPHRGSKPYAAKGGSRKW, encoded by the coding sequence ATGTCCTCCTTCGATGCGCTGGGCCTCCGGCCCGAGCTCCTGTCCACGTTGCGCACGCTGGGCTTCCACACCCCCACCCCCGTCCAGGAACGCGCCATCCCCCTGCTGCTGAACAGCGACCACGATGTGGTGGTGCTGGCCCAGACGGGCACCGGTAAAACGGCCGCCTTCGGCCTGCCCTTGCTGCAGAACATCGACCCCGCGCTCCGCCGCGTGCAGGCCCTGGTGCTGGCGCCCACGCGCGAACTCTGCGTGCAGATCACGGGCGACCTGGAGCGCTTTGCCGCCGAGCTCAACGGCGTACGCCCCGTGGCCGTCTACGGCGGGGCCAACATCCGCGAGCAGATGCGCGCCATCCAGCGCGGCGCCCACGTGGTGGTGGCCACCCCGGGCCGCCTGCTCGACCTGCTGGGCCGCGAGGCCGTCGACCTGTCCCATGTGTCCACCGTGGTCCTCGATGAGGCCGACGAGATGCTCAACATGGGTTTCCAGGAGGACCTCACCGACATCCTGAGCAACACCCCGGCCGAGAAGCGCACCTGGCTCTTCAGCGCCACCATGGGCAGCGAGGTGCGCCATATCGCCAAGCGGTACATGCGCAACAGCGAGGAGGTGCAGGTGGGCGAACGCAACGTGACGGCCTCCGCCATCCAGCACCAATACTGCGTGGTGCACGCCCGCGACCGTTTCGCCGCCCTCAAGCGCTTCGTGGATGCCGACCCCGACCTCTTCGCCATCGTGTTCTGCCGCACCAAGCATGAGACCCAGGAGCTGGCCACCCAGCTGGTGAAGGAGGGCTACGTGGCCGATGCCATCCACGGCGACCTCAGCCAGGCCCAGCGCGACCACGTGATGGGCCGCTACCGTGCACGCTCGCTGCAGCTCCTCATCGCCACCGATGTCGCCGCGCGCGGCATCGACGTGAACGATGTGACGCACGTGATCCACTACGACCTGCCCGGCGAGGCCGAGAGCTACACTCACCGCAGCGGTCGCACCGCCCGCGCCGGTCGCACCGGAATCTCGCTGAGCATCCTGGGCGTGCGCGATGTGCCCAAGGTGCGTCAGCTCGAGCGCATGCTGAACACGCACTTCACCTATGTGCGGGTGCCCGGTGGGGCCGACATCGGACGGGCCCAGTTGCGTTCCTTCCTGCGCCGCCTGAAAGAGGCCGATGTGGAGCACGAGGCCCTGGCCGACCTGATGGCCGTGGCGCAAGAGGAACTGAAGGACCTGGACCGCGACGCGCTCCTGCAGCGGTTCATGAGCGTCACGTTCGCCCGCATCCTGGACCAGTTCCGCGAGGCGTACGACCTCAACATCGACATGAGCCGCAAGGACCACAGCGCGCGCACCGAGCGGCAGAGCTCACGCGAACGCTTCGCCACCGGCCGGCAGCTCTTCATCAACCTGGGCAGCGCGGACGGCTTCGACAAGGGCCGGATGCTCGGCTACATCTGCGGGGTGAGCGGCATCGGTGGCGAGCACATCGGCCGCATGCTCATCAAGGACGTGTACTCCTTCATCGACATCGAGCCCGCCTGGTTCGATCAGGTCTTCAACGCGTTCAAGGGCGCCGACCACCGGGGCCGCAAGGTGCGTGTGGACGAAGCGCAGGGCGCCCAGGGCGGTGGCGACAAACCCCGCCGCACCGAAGCACCGCGCCAGGGCTACGCTCCGAAGAAGCCCCACCGGGGCTCCAAGCCCTACGCGGCGAAGGGCGGTTCGCGGAAGTGGTGA
- a CDS encoding glycosyltransferase family 4 protein: MTPVLFITYYWPPSGGAGVQRGLKFVKYLPLHGVRPIVLTVDPMQASYPAVDRSLEAEVPADVRVVRTPSFEPLRLLAALGGRGAVPHAGFASGGKEGLLKRAMRWVRGNWMIPDARRGWVRHAVKAAIPLVEREGIGTVVISSPPHSAQLIGLRLKQRFPKLRWIADLRDPWTDIYFARELLKGPRAQRLDSAYEAAVLEQADAVVVVGPSMRTAFAERHGPAVAAKLHVIPNGYDADDLKNLARHPLPKDRLRITYVGTMAGSYAPQAFFAAVAESMKRSPLPIELRFIGQVGPTVREAAAQAGVLDRCVWNEPVKHAKALEEMASAHVLLLVIPEGPGEERILTGKLFEYLAVQRPILGLGPVDGDAGRIVAACGAGAFFTRQQVEAMAAWLVARAEAVRAGTDHGVTGGPHTRYERREAAAELAALIRPAG; the protein is encoded by the coding sequence ATGACGCCCGTTCTCTTCATCACCTACTACTGGCCGCCGAGCGGCGGGGCCGGCGTGCAGCGCGGGCTCAAGTTCGTGAAGTATCTGCCGCTGCATGGCGTGCGACCGATCGTGCTCACGGTCGACCCCATGCAGGCGAGCTACCCCGCGGTGGACCGCTCGCTCGAGGCGGAGGTGCCCGCCGATGTGCGGGTGGTGCGCACGCCCTCGTTCGAGCCGCTGCGGCTGCTGGCCGCGCTGGGTGGGCGGGGCGCCGTGCCGCACGCAGGTTTCGCCTCCGGTGGCAAGGAGGGCCTGCTGAAGCGCGCCATGCGCTGGGTACGCGGCAACTGGATGATCCCCGACGCGCGCCGGGGCTGGGTACGCCATGCGGTGAAGGCCGCCATCCCCCTCGTCGAGCGCGAGGGCATCGGCACCGTGGTGATCTCCTCCCCGCCGCACAGTGCCCAGCTCATCGGCCTCCGCCTCAAGCAACGCTTTCCAAAGCTCCGCTGGATCGCCGACCTGCGCGATCCCTGGACCGACATCTATTTCGCCCGCGAGCTGCTGAAGGGGCCGCGTGCGCAACGGCTGGACAGCGCGTACGAGGCCGCCGTGCTCGAACAGGCGGACGCGGTGGTGGTGGTGGGCCCGTCCATGCGCACGGCCTTCGCGGAGCGCCACGGACCTGCCGTGGCCGCCAAGCTGCACGTGATCCCCAACGGCTACGATGCCGACGACCTCAAGAACCTCGCCCGCCATCCGCTTCCGAAGGACCGGTTGCGCATCACCTACGTGGGCACCATGGCGGGCAGCTACGCGCCGCAGGCCTTCTTCGCCGCGGTGGCGGAGTCGATGAAGCGCTCGCCGCTGCCGATCGAGCTGCGCTTCATCGGCCAGGTGGGACCAACGGTCCGCGAGGCCGCGGCACAGGCCGGCGTGCTCGACCGCTGTGTGTGGAACGAGCCGGTGAAGCATGCGAAGGCCCTGGAGGAGATGGCGTCCGCGCATGTGCTGCTGCTCGTGATCCCCGAGGGACCGGGGGAGGAGCGCATCCTCACCGGCAAGCTCTTCGAATACCTCGCCGTGCAACGGCCGATCCTGGGCCTGGGCCCGGTGGACGGGGATGCGGGCCGCATCGTGGCCGCCTGCGGCGCCGGCGCCTTCTTCACGCGACAGCAGGTGGAGGCCATGGCCGCGTGGCTCGTGGCGCGGGCCGAGGCGGTCCGAGCCGGAACGGACCACGGCGTCACGGGCGGACCGCACACGCGCTACGAACGCCGCGAGGCCGCCGCCGAGCTCGCCGCGCTCATCCGACCGGCGGGATAA
- the neuB gene encoding N-acetylneuraminate synthase — protein sequence MARTYIIAEAGVNHNGSLDLAFRLVDEAKAAGADCVKFQTFKARRIVTASSPKANYQLEVTDRAESQFDMLRKLELDRDAFARIQAHCRQVGIDFMSTPYNPEDAELLASLNVDAFKIASGQVVELPFLRQVARYGRRMIVSTGMADLQEVREAVDAIRGTGNDDLVILQCNTDYPSRVEDVNLRAMLTMRDELKVRVGYSDHVPDNHACFAAVALGAEMIEKHFTLDRTMPGPDHSSSLEPAAFRDLVTGIRAVELSLGDGIKRPGERERANTYGMRRSLVAACELPVGHVLAEADLGFKRPANGLSPKHLDAVVGRRLARALREDEALTWDHLHP from the coding sequence ATGGCCCGCACCTACATCATCGCCGAGGCCGGCGTGAACCACAACGGCAGCCTGGACCTTGCGTTCCGCCTGGTGGACGAGGCCAAGGCCGCCGGAGCGGACTGTGTGAAGTTCCAGACCTTCAAGGCCCGGCGCATCGTCACCGCCAGCTCGCCCAAGGCCAACTACCAATTGGAGGTGACGGACCGGGCCGAAAGCCAGTTCGACATGCTGCGCAAGCTGGAGCTCGACCGCGACGCCTTCGCGCGCATCCAGGCCCACTGCCGGCAGGTGGGCATCGACTTCATGAGCACGCCCTACAACCCGGAGGATGCCGAGCTGCTTGCTTCCCTGAACGTCGACGCCTTCAAGATCGCCAGCGGGCAGGTGGTGGAACTGCCCTTCCTGCGGCAGGTGGCGCGTTACGGCCGCCGCATGATCGTGAGCACTGGCATGGCGGACCTACAAGAGGTGCGCGAGGCGGTCGACGCCATCCGCGGCACGGGCAACGATGACCTTGTCATCCTGCAGTGCAACACGGACTATCCGTCGCGCGTGGAGGACGTCAACCTGCGGGCCATGCTCACCATGCGCGACGAGCTGAAGGTGCGGGTGGGCTACAGCGACCATGTGCCGGACAACCATGCCTGTTTCGCAGCGGTGGCGCTGGGCGCGGAGATGATCGAGAAGCACTTCACGCTGGACCGCACGATGCCCGGACCGGACCACAGCAGCAGCCTGGAGCCCGCGGCCTTCCGCGACCTGGTGACGGGCATCCGCGCCGTGGAACTGAGCCTGGGCGACGGCATCAAGCGGCCCGGCGAACGCGAGCGCGCCAACACCTATGGCATGCGCCGCAGCCTCGTGGCCGCGTGTGAGCTGCCGGTGGGCCATGTCCTGGCGGAGGCCGACCTCGGCTTCAAGCGACCGGCGAACGGTCTCTCCCCGAAGCACCTCGATGCCGTGGTGGGGCGCCGCCTGGCCCGGGCCCTGCGCGAGGATGAGGCCCTCACCTGGGACCACCTGCACCCCTGA